One region of Chloroflexota bacterium genomic DNA includes:
- a CDS encoding DUF2029 domain-containing protein, protein MERRWARRGAWFVLALLLMLLLVWGNVRFARQHPGGNDFMVYWVAARAWLLEGRDPYSDAVALEAQRLAYGRPARGEEGQMRLVYPLYACGLVAPFALVDDYALARGVWNAVLEVLLVVMLGMALAVVRWKPPPWLLALLVVFTLTWYEAVRAVINGNAVVWVAAFLTGAAWAWRNKRETAAGVLLALATIKPQLALLPVAFAVFWGLSRRRWRLLGGLGGTLVVLMGLSMAWLPRWPLEELREVLRYPSYTPPNSLQAALRAWFPVAGRWLGAGVTAALSAVLAWAWWRSRHEAFPLLAYNLTLVASQWIGIATDPGNFLILFLPLVAWLALLFRKSRPRIRIAAVSLALGLVWGGLWWVFLATLTWQHGQPLQSLWMYLPLPAMLLAGLTWCATRGRDGDAWVRGGRML, encoded by the coding sequence GTGGAAAGGCGTTGGGCCCGACGCGGAGCCTGGTTCGTTCTGGCGTTGCTGCTGATGCTGCTGCTGGTGTGGGGCAATGTGCGTTTTGCCCGCCAGCACCCCGGCGGCAATGATTTCATGGTGTATTGGGTAGCGGCGCGCGCCTGGCTTTTGGAAGGCCGTGACCCCTACAGCGACGCCGTGGCCCTCGAAGCCCAACGGCTGGCCTATGGGCGCCCGGCGCGGGGGGAAGAAGGGCAAATGCGGCTGGTTTACCCTCTTTACGCCTGCGGCCTGGTTGCCCCTTTTGCCCTGGTGGACGACTACGCGCTCGCACGCGGGGTGTGGAACGCCGTGCTGGAAGTGCTGCTGGTGGTGATGTTGGGGATGGCCTTGGCAGTCGTCCGCTGGAAACCACCGCCGTGGCTGCTGGCGCTGTTGGTAGTCTTTACATTGACGTGGTATGAAGCGGTGCGGGCCGTGATCAACGGCAATGCCGTGGTTTGGGTGGCTGCCTTCCTCACCGGTGCAGCATGGGCCTGGCGCAATAAGCGGGAGACTGCGGCTGGCGTTTTGCTGGCGCTGGCGACCATCAAGCCGCAACTGGCCTTGCTGCCGGTGGCGTTTGCCGTGTTTTGGGGGCTTTCCCGCCGCCGCTGGCGGCTGTTGGGGGGGCTGGGGGGAACGCTGGTTGTGTTGATGGGGTTGAGCATGGCGTGGCTGCCGCGATGGCCGCTGGAGGAACTGCGCGAGGTCTTGCGCTATCCTTCATACACCCCGCCGAATAGCCTGCAGGCGGCGTTGCGGGCATGGTTCCCGGTAGCCGGGCGCTGGCTGGGGGCGGGCGTCACGGCGGCGTTGAGCGCCGTGCTGGCCTGGGCGTGGTGGCGCAGCCGGCACGAAGCCTTCCCGCTGCTGGCGTATAACCTGACCCTGGTTGCCAGCCAGTGGATTGGGATCGCGACCGACCCCGGCAACTTTTTGATTTTGTTCTTGCCGTTGGTGGCATGGCTGGCTTTGCTTTTCCGTAAAAGCCGTCCTCGCATTCGTATAGCCGCTGTTTCGCTGGCGTTGGGGCTGGTTTGGGGTGGGCTTTGGTGGGTGTTCCTGGCGACCCTGACGTGGCAACACGGCCAGCCGTTGCAAAGCCTCTGGATGTATTTGCCGCTGCCTGCGATGTTGCTGGCGGGGCTGACCTGGTGTGCCACGCGGGGCCGGGACGGGGATGCGTGGGTGAGGGGCGGCAGAATGCTTTGA
- a CDS encoding site-2 protease family protein, whose protein sequence is MFTEAPFSQQEVLTSLVARVMRVESITWGDPQRRGWLARFRGEVLGDTEAAYNRLEAALQPYEITPLFRFGRESRHEVLLVPGLLRPQPSRVVWNAVLFVLTVLSVFAAGVSYAYQGPADFGPGALPALRKALGGGLAFTVSLMAILLFHEFGHYLAARRHGTAVTLPYFLPFPFSLFGTLGAFISLKAPPRNRRVLLDIGIAGPLAGMVVAVPVMLLGLSLSHVEPLPTWLPHGGGLMLEGNSILYLLAKWVVFGKWLPAPAHYGNLSPLAYWLKFFFTGHPLPLGGQDVMLHPVAWAGWAGFLVTALNLIPLGTLDGGHVLYALLGDKARRIFWPFMGVLLLLGFVWEGWWLWAFLLLFLGRRYAEPLDQITPLDRRRKAIAVFGMVLLVLVFTPVPLQMVGF, encoded by the coding sequence ATGTTCACAGAGGCCCCTTTTTCGCAGCAGGAAGTTTTGACGTCGTTAGTGGCCCGGGTGATGCGGGTGGAAAGCATTACCTGGGGCGACCCTCAACGCCGCGGCTGGCTGGCGCGGTTCCGGGGTGAGGTGTTGGGCGATACCGAGGCCGCTTATAACCGGCTGGAGGCCGCCTTGCAGCCCTATGAAATTACCCCGCTGTTTCGTTTTGGGCGGGAAAGCCGGCATGAGGTGCTGCTGGTGCCCGGCCTGCTGCGCCCGCAGCCTTCGCGGGTGGTGTGGAACGCGGTGCTGTTCGTGCTTACGGTGTTGAGCGTGTTTGCGGCCGGTGTGTCGTATGCCTATCAGGGCCCGGCCGATTTCGGCCCTGGCGCTTTGCCTGCTTTGCGGAAGGCCCTGGGTGGCGGCCTGGCGTTTACCGTCAGCCTGATGGCGATTTTGCTCTTCCACGAGTTTGGACATTACCTCGCTGCCCGTCGTCACGGCACGGCTGTCACGCTGCCCTATTTTCTGCCTTTTCCCTTTAGCCTGTTTGGCACCTTGGGGGCGTTCATTAGCCTGAAAGCGCCACCGCGCAACCGCCGCGTGCTGCTCGACATTGGCATTGCAGGGCCGTTGGCGGGGATGGTCGTGGCTGTGCCGGTGATGCTGTTGGGGTTGAGCCTTTCGCACGTCGAGCCTTTGCCCACCTGGTTGCCTCACGGCGGTGGCTTGATGTTGGAAGGCAATTCCATCTTGTATTTGCTCGCCAAATGGGTGGTTTTCGGCAAGTGGTTACCTGCACCCGCACACTATGGCAACCTTTCGCCGCTGGCTTATTGGCTGAAGTTCTTCTTTACCGGCCATCCGTTGCCCTTGGGTGGGCAAGATGTCATGCTGCATCCGGTTGCATGGGCTGGCTGGGCGGGCTTCCTGGTGACGGCGCTCAATCTCATCCCGCTGGGCACGTTGGACGGCGGTCACGTGCTTTATGCCTTGCTGGGCGACAAGGCCCGCCGCATTTTCTGGCCGTTCATGGGCGTGCTTTTGCTGCTCGGCTTTGTGTGGGAAGGCTGGTGGCTGTGGGCGTTCCTGTTGCTCTTTTTGGGGCGGCGTTACGCCGAGCCGCTGGACCAGATTACCCCGCTGGACCGCCGGCGCAAGGCGATTGCTGTTTTTGGCATGGTGTTGTTGGTGTTGGTGTTTACGCCAGTGCCATTGCAGATGGTGGGGTTTTAG